A DNA window from Trypanosoma brucei brucei TREU927 chromosome 11 chr11_scaffold01 genomic scaffold, whole genome shotgun sequence contains the following coding sequences:
- a CDS encoding expression site-associated gene (ESAG) protein, putative (similar to SP:Q26721: Receptor-type adenylate cyclase ESAG 4 (EC 4.6.1.1) (ATPpyrophosphate-lyase) (Adenylyl cyclase) (Expression site-associatedprotein 4) (Antigen 4). {Trypanosoma brucei brucei;}), producing the protein MNMLHLSDRNASLAPSGGEHSLPTGGAVCRVAMDVLPVILRAPVALLLLLIVLPQLSVGAEANATVKVLSAAWNSYMPQEYVTAINAGFSASLESRQWTVAGSVKVEVVYPERYETLPEDFIKEQLELETDQNKIVIVYGPLGDKSVIYSIPYLVNHSVVALGLMTGSGEVRRWNPYLYFLRADPAAETLALIRYALCQLRVLRLGFMYLQGVHYGDEEYALTVNVMSQMGYELHGVFTVMSPDGEPAPDDEFKEAFERFAAALPQAIIVFGAPEKDTAKFLMMMVAEERVARSYILGPSSVQVSLAEMWRLALEAAGASFAPGQLLFTGTNPLAKDSQYIAIKRFQGVMSEYLKAHVGETNITETDYFLTHDPEGELMVYGWIAGEVLTQALSSLEWLKDRATFVRSLYSQRRYVINDIVIGDYGGTCEGEAAKHGATCECNQGSKAVYVKEVLEDGRTTTMASGFTVVKASQCYAESSELHGPLNGLAVFMEDDDTASKAAALWHKGASHLVGKGDLGHSDRFFLHAFNTTIAEAANDLRHEQGERIVTAVFGPVTEAMLDTPNITFIDPLELKPRLNKFRRNVIHLSPTLEQQLYVLSSYLAGDGVGTVDAVICSNEADGIADFLRRSLTEFGVSLRSAVIREDGEGVGKYLPMSGIVFVIGLSVPDVREIARKLEERNDLRVIVLFAEFSLLYDLFTSTLNNTAGAARLVFATSLPHWGDTETSSKTTQLFHDVEKDSRLWTPLSLLAFATGRLMRAILLRVEEMSPETLVNFFYADSSIISDDMRYGVFDDTKCDGAENISEGDCASNYGATQISVWSMARALNASILPLTNPMTPSMSFRDPSEGKLSGAPLVGVIIGATFALFLVVALGVVPYFVLRNTRDNNSAPKEPTEPVTIVFTDIESSTAQWAAHPDVMADAVAAHHKLIRALISQYECYEVKTVGDSFMIASRSAFMAVQLVRDLQRAFLRHNWGASVFDEYYCRLEQDRALESEGYVPPTARLDPDVYRKLWNGLRVRVGVHTGLCDIRHDEVTKGYDYYGHTSNMAARTESAANGGQILLTRATYLSLSTAEREQLDVTALGAVPLRGVPDPVEMYQVDAVVGRSFAALRLDREVDLVADSGVTNLSTSDCASLCELGQSAQTIVAVMRALFGTFTASQREKLLVPFCERWRVTLPPKTKSVWDDNYCQEVVRRIAAKVGHVVDFTAYNIAEPPLTTSSSSSVIFISDAAVGLCAVGERNVSTPKEEN; encoded by the coding sequence ATGAATATGCTTCACTTGAGCGACCGCAATGCCTCACTCGCACCGAGTGGCGGGGAACATTCCCTTCCGACGGGAGGAGCTGTGTGTCGTGTCGCCATGGACGTACTTCCCGTGATATTGAGAGCTCCAGTCGCGTTGTTACTTCTGCTCATCGTCCTGCCGCAATTGTCAGTGGGCGCCGAGGCTAATGCGACAGTCAAGGTTCTCTCCGCCGCGTGGAACTCGTACATGCCGCAGGAGTATGTGACCGCGATCAATGCTGGCTTCAGTGCCTCACTAGAGTCACGACAATGGACTGTGGCTGGAAGCGTGAAAGTTGAGGTAGTTTATCCAGAGCGGTACGAAACACTACCCGAAGATTTCATTAAAGAGCAGTTGGAATTGGAAACGGACCAGAATAAGATTGTTATAGTGTATGGACCCCTCGGTGACAAAAGCGTAATATACTCGATCCCGTATCTGGTGAATCACAGCGTAGTGGCCTTAGGGTTGATGACCGGCTCCGGGGAGGTGCGGCGGTGGAATCCGTACCTTTACTTTCTGCGTGCCGACCCCGCTGCTGAAACATTGGCTCTCATTCGGTATGCTCTATGCCAGTTGCGCGTGCTGCGCTTGGGTTTTATGTACCTTCAGGGTGTTCATTATGGCGACGAGGAGTATGCATTGACAGTGAACGTGATGTCTCAGATGGGTTATGAGCTGCATGGTGTGTTCACCGTGATGAGTCCAGACGGTGAGCCTGCTCCTGATGATGAGTTCAAAGAGGCGTTCGAGCGTTTCGCCGCCGCCCTTCCTCAGGCCATCATTGTCTTTGGTGCGCCAGAAAAGGATACTGCGAAGTtcttgatgatgatggtagCGGAGGAGCGCGTTGCTCGGTCTTATATTCTTGGTCCATCATCCGTCCAGGTGTCACTTGCAGAAATGTGGCGACTCGCTCTGGAAGCTGCAGGGGCCTCATTCGCGCCCGGGCAGCTACTTTTCACAGGCACCAATCCGCTTGCGAAGGACAGCCAGTACATAGCAATCAAGCGTTTTCAAGGAGTTATGAGTGAATACCTGAAAGCTCACGTCGGCGAAACCAACATCACTGAAACAGATTATTTCCTGACCCACGATCCTGAGGGAGAGTTGATGGTGTATGGGTGGATTGCTGGGGAGGTATTGACCCAGGCACTTAGTAGTCTTGAATGGCTCAAGGACCGCGCTACGTTTGTCAGGTCGCTATACAGCCAACGGCGCTACGTCATCAATGACATTGTGATCGGTGATTATGGCGGTACGTGTGAGGGGGAGGCGGCCAAGCATGGCGCCACCTGTGAGTGTAACCAAGGCAGTAAGGCGGTGTATGTGAAAGAGGTGTTGGAGGATGGCCGGACGACGACGATGGCGAGTGGATTCACGGTGGTGAAAGCTTCGCAGTGCTATGCTGAATCTTCGGAGCTTCACGGGCCACTGAATGGACTCGCCGTTTTCATGGAAGACGACGACACCGCGTCGAAGGCAGCTGCGCTGTGGCACAAGGGGGCCTCCCATCTTGTCGGCAAGGGTGATTTGGGACACTCGGACAGGTTCTTTCTGCACGCATTTAATACTACCATAGCTGAGGCAGCGAACGATCTTCGGCATGAACAAGGTGAAAGAATCGTAACCGCTGTGTTTGGCCCCGTGACCGAGGCGATGTTGGACACGCCGAATATAACCTTTATCGATCCCCTGGAACTCAAACCACGGCTGAATAAGTTCAGAAGGAATGTGATTCATCTCTCGCCCACCCTGGAACAACAACTTTACGTTCTTTCATCGTACCTCGCAGGCGACGGGGTCGGCACTGTTGATGCCGTGATCTGCAGCAACGAAGCGGATGGGATTGCAGATTTTCTGCGGAGGTCACTAACTGAGTTCGGTGTCTCGCTACGTTCCGCTGTCATACGTGAGGATGGGGAAGGTGTTGGTAAATACCTTCCGATGAGTGGGATCGTGTTTGTCATTGGTCTTTCCGTTCCAGATGTGAGGGAAATCGCGAGGAAACTTGAGGAACGTAACGATTTGCGTGTGATTGTTCTCTTCGCGGAGTTTTCGTTACTGTATGATCTGTTTACTTCGACCCTCAACAACACCGCAGGCGCCGCGCGTCTTGTGTTTGCCACCAGCTTGCCACATTGGGGTGATACTGAAACCTCATCGAAGACTACTCAACTGTTCCATGATGTCGAAAAAGACTCACGATTGTGGACACCCCTATCACTTCTGGCATTCGCAACCGGTCGATTGATGCGGGCAATACTTCTTCGTGTAGAAGAAATGAGTCCAGAAACGTTGGTAAATTTCTTCTATGCCGATTCTTCCATCATCTCTGATGACATGCGGTACGGTGTCTTCGACGACACAAAGTGCGACGGCGCAGAGAACATTTCGGAGGGTGATTGTGCCTCGAACTATGGCGCAACGCAGATATCCGTGTGGTCTATGGCCCGTGCTCTCAACGCCTCCATTCTTCCACTTACAAATCCCATGACACCGTCAATGAGCTTCAGAGACCCTAGCGAAGGAAAACTCTCCGGGGCACCGCTGGTGGGCGTCATCATCGGTGCTacctttgctttgtttcttgtGGTGGCTCTGGGCGTGGTTCCATACTTTGTCCTGCGCAACACCCGTGATAACAACAGCGCGCCAAAGGAACCCACAGAGCCTGTGACAATTGTTTTCACAGATATTGAAAGCAGCACGGCACAGTGGGCTGCCCACCCCGATGTCATGGCTGATGCTGTCGCCGCACACCACAAGTTGATCCGCGCGCTGATCTCCCAGTACGAGTGTTACGAGGTGAAGACCGTTGGGGACTCGTTCATGATCGCGAGCCGAAGTGCGTTTATGGCGGTGCAACTTGTGCGGGATCTGCAGAGGGCGTTCCTTCGCCACAACTGGGGCGCGTCCGTGTTTGACGAGTATTATTGCAGACTTGAGCAGGACCGTGCGTTAGAAAGTGAGGGATACGTGCCGCCAACCGCACGCCTGGACCCCGACGTGTACCGAAAGTTGTGGAATGGCCTCCGAGTGCGAGTTGGTGTGCACACCGGATTGTGTGACATTCGCCACGATGAGGTGACAAAGGGTTACGACTACTATGGTCATACGTCGAACATGGCTGCCCGCACAGAGAGCGCTGCGAATGGTGGACAGATATTGCTGACACGTGCAACATACCTTTCGCTAAGCACAGCGGAGCGTGAGCAACTTGACGTCACTGCGCTGGGCGCCGTCCCACTGCGTGGCGTTCCCGATCCGGTGGAAATGTACCAAGTTGATGCTGTGGTCGGTCGGTCCTTCGCTGCACTGCGCCTCGACAGGGAGGTCGATCTGGTCGCAGATAGTGGGGTAACAAACCTATCCACCAGCGACTGCGCGTCCTTATGTGAGTTGGGTCAGTCAGCACAGACGATAGTGGCAGTCATGCGCGCACTTTTCGGCACTTTTACAGCATCACAGCGGGAAAAGTTGTTAGTGCCCTTCTGCGAGCGTTGGCGTGTGACGCTACCACCCAAAACGAAGTCCGTGTGGGATGATAACTACTGTCAGGAGGTTGTGCGGCGTATAGCAGCAAAAGTGGGACACGTCGTTGACTTCACGGCTTACAACATCGCTGAGCCCCCCCTCACAACGTCAAGCAGCTCGTCCGTCATATTCATTTCCGACGCCGCCGTGGGTTTGTGCGCAGTGGGAGAACGAAATGTCTCAACcccaaaggaggaaaactgA